The bacterium genome contains the following window.
CTCGGCGGCGATCGTCGCCGCCTGCGTGAACCCGTCGCGCTTGAGGTCTTGGACGACGGCATTGGTCCAGGCAAGGCCGATGACGCGGCAACCGGTATCTTCATAGGCGTCGCGGATGGCCGTCAGTGTCGCCGTCTTCCCTGTACCGGCGGCGCCGGCGATGATCGCAAGCGCCTTGGCGTCGGTCGCCTGGCCGAAAGCCGCGCGCTGCTCGGCATCGAGGTGCGCGTGGCGATCGAGCGTGTGCTCGCGGACGGCGTCCGTGACCCCGTGGCGCGTATCCTTAGCCCGGGCGGCGGCGTCCCGAAGGACGTCACGCTCCGCGGCCAGCACGGCGCGCGTGGTGTAGCGGGTAACGGGGTCCGAAGCTGATTCGCGCAACGGGATCACCTCGTCACGCGCAAGGATGCGGTCGGCGAATTCGTTCCTTTCGGCGCGGCTGATCACAGATTTCGCGAGGAGACGCTCAAGGTCGCGCCGCGAAAAGGTCGATCGGTCATAGGTGAGCGTCTCAAGCAGCTTTTGATGATCATGCGGATCGATAGCCTCGCGACGGTTGCAGCGGATGACTCCCGCCTGCCGTTCGTAGGCCAGAGCCCAGGCGTTGATCTTTATGAAGTCATCCCGATCACTGAACGCACGGCCAGTCTCAGGGTTGATGCGGGACGCGACGATGTGAAGGTGCGCGTGGTCGGTGTCATTGTGAGCGGCGAACACGGCCCGCGCGTTTTCCATCCCAAGCGCCTTCAAGGCGTCCCGAGCGGCGGCTTCCATCTGCGGTCGCGTCGGCTTTTCGTCGGGATGCCACGAGAGCGAGATGTGCAGCGCGTCCTTCTCGCAGCGTTTCGTCCGGCTCGCCTGGTTCACGGCCGCGAATTCCATGATGCGCCGGGCAAGGTCAGCGTCGACCCGGCTCTCGATCTCAAAACCGAAGCCCTGGCCGCCGAGCCAAGCGACCCGGCTCGACATGCCGGGCTGCCAATCATTACCGCGTCCCCGGCCTTGGCCGAGGATGTAGCGGACACTGCCACTGACACCCCTACCCTTGGTGATATCCGGAACCACGGCTCACACGATGCGGCTCAGCGTCGCTTTCAATTGCGCGATCGTCTCCCGCACTTCCTCTTCGATCGCGAGCGCGCCGGTCTGGTTGGCATGGCGGGCAAGCTGATTGAGGTTGTTCCCCACGCGGCCAAGCTCAGCCACGAGAGCCATGGCATCCCTGTCGCGCGATCGAACACGCGCCGCCGCCCCGGCGACCTCAGTCAGGAAACAGCAAGCCCGGACAAACTCGGCGAGGACGAGCCCCTTGGCGCGAGCGCGCCGTTCGAGCTCGGCGCGCTCGCTCGGCGTCAGCTGAAGGCCGAAATGGGCGGTCCGGCGTTCGCCTCTATACGATGCCCTGAGCCTTGCCATGTGCGTTCCCAGCTCGAGGACAAGCCGTAATTCCGGAGGAATTACATAGCTTGCTCCCTTTTCTTTTCGACGCAACTGATTCGCCACTTCCGAGCTGAACCCAAGATAGGTCAACCCGGAAATCACCCGTATGAGACACCTGCGACCAGGCCTCGACGCGATCCGATCTGGCCATCAGCGGTCGCCATCGCTTCAGGCGCCGCCGTCGACGTGATCGACGGCGGCGCGTCCCCCTCCCGTCCCCCTTCGGGGGAAGCGGAGGTTTTGAACCGAAATGATGAGCGGCGCGCGCTCTACGCTTACCCCTCGGCGTGAACTTCGCCGGCCGTAGGAATCTCCACCTTGATGTCGTGGCCATTGGAACTGGTGGGCGGTGTCGGCGTGACGCTGCCGTTAAATTGCCGGAAATCGATGCCCCAGGATCGGCGCTGCGGATCGGCGAACCAGGGCTGCTTGCATCCGCGAATCGGATTGCAGTTCTCGATGAAGACCAGCTGTGCGTCGTCGCGCATCACCATCAGCTCGTCCGGGTAGGCCAGCTGCCGCTGAACGACGTCGCGCGTATAGCTGTTGGTGGTGGTCGTACTGTTGCCGCCCACGGCGGAGCTTACGGCGTTGGCAATGCTCCTGCCGATCGAGAGCTTTTCGAGCGTCGTCAACCCGGCGAGCTTCGAAAAGTACTCGGCAGTCCTGTGGTCGCGGCTGCCGAAATTCTGCACCACGCCCGCATTGCCGACAAATGTCTCCCAGCCCTTGTCGTAGATACGCTCGAGTTGCGACAGATCCTGGACGATACCCCAGAGCTGCATGCCGAAGCCGGCCATAAGACTATAGGCCTGCTCGACCATGGTGAGTCGGCCAAGCGCCGCCATCTCGTCGAGCACGAAGAGGATCGGATGCTCGGGTTGCTGCTCGATGTTGCGCGCATTGACGGTGATGGCCTGTTGCACGAGAAGCCGAAGCCAGCGGCCGAAGGTGCTCAGCCGGTCGGCCGGGAGGACCAGGTAAACGGTCATCAGCTGCGTCTTCAGATCATCGAAGCTGAAGTCCGAGCAGCTGAGGCTCTCACGGATCGCCGGGCTATCGAGGAAATGGGTGTGCGATTGAAGCGAAGCGAAGACGTTGCTGCGCAGCTTCTCGTCCTTCGACACGGTGCGCGCTGCTGTCGTTTGGACGACGCGGTGAGGACTCACGATCATGCGGGCGAGAATGTCGGTCAACTGGTCGGCGTCGGCAACGATGATGTCGCGCACCCGGCCAAGATGTCGGTGCCCCTCCTCAGAGGCATCCAGGGCAACGAAGAGGATGAATCCCATGAGAAGGGCTTTGGCCTCTTCGTCCCAGAAGGGGTCGCTCTTACTCCCATGCGGCGGGACGAGAGCATCCGCGAGGATCATGGCGTTCTCGCTGCCGTTGAGCTCATCATTGGCGATGAAATCGAGTGGATTGAAGCGGGAGACCGGCAAGCCGGTAACGCCCCAAGGATCGACGATGTGAAGCTTCTGCTTCATGCCGGGGATCGTGCTATTCCCCTCCCCTCGGCGAACG
Protein-coding sequences here:
- the mobC gene encoding plasmid mobilization relaxosome protein MobC — encoded protein: MTYLGFSSEVANQLRRKEKGASYVIPPELRLVLELGTHMARLRASYRGERRTAHFGLQLTPSERAELERRARAKGLVLAEFVRACCFLTEVAGAAARVRSRDRDAMALVAELGRVGNNLNQLARHANQTGALAIEEEVRETIAQLKATLSRIV
- a CDS encoding type IV secretory system conjugative DNA transfer family protein, which gives rise to MTNYRAVRHDGPVDHRVVFGALAAAGAVLSVLALTDVAAAQNFGTWPTPPAAHPVTIWTRLLAWGLALASGGLLGAFCSDKAKPFRRFLALALALLIAIAGALASASMVSIELFVAGFAVAYLLLRLPRKRPPRDTTFGSAEWATLEHLRAHGHVGEEGLFLGLFEADGERVPVQYKGDRHLLTVAPTRSGKGTTAIVPNLFRHLGSALVMDVKGENARITAVRRGEGNSTIPGMKQKLHIVDPWGVTGLPVSRFNPLDFIANDELNGSENAMILADALVPPHGSKSDPFWDEEAKALLMGFILFVALDASEEGHRHLGRVRDIIVADADQLTDILARMIVSPHRVVQTTAARTVSKDEKLRSNVFASLQSHTHFLDSPAIRESLSCSDFSFDDLKTQLMTVYLVLPADRLSTFGRWLRLLVQQAITVNARNIEQQPEHPILFVLDEMAALGRLTMVEQAYSLMAGFGMQLWGIVQDLSQLERIYDKGWETFVGNAGVVQNFGSRDHRTAEYFSKLAGLTTLEKLSIGRSIANAVSSAVGGNSTTTTNSYTRDVVQRQLAYPDELMVMRDDAQLVFIENCNPIRGCKQPWFADPQRRSWGIDFRQFNGSVTPTPPTSSNGHDIKVEIPTAGEVHAEG